A window of the Xiashengella succiniciproducens genome harbors these coding sequences:
- a CDS encoding lactonase family protein, whose translation MKKILVLTAVIAAGLFCNCNRNPFGNHKIPFYIGTYTMSGSEGIYHAVLDTLSGEISGLRAVAHLQNPSYLAIDQVNKLLFAVSENDGTGYSLFSFRIDPKTGDLTIADSTGVGWYASCYVSVAEEGLLAVANYMSGDVAFVRYSHETGTFSSDMALFKHSGKGTDTVRQEAPHAHSAVPDPDGRFVYAADLGTDQVVVYEALADKIRPAGVIKVRPGAGPRHLDFSPDGSRMALLTELDHSIMIFKADRDSTFSIPVTTLMLEPDTTKANTSADIHYSPDGRFLYASVRGDDQVVVVRLADDKAEIVERYREGIIWPRNFAIAPSSNFLLVANRNGNNIVVLKRDIHEGTLQSTGYTVDIASPVCIKFYSLKH comes from the coding sequence ATGAAGAAAATACTGGTTCTTACTGCTGTAATTGCAGCGGGACTCTTTTGCAACTGTAATCGAAATCCTTTCGGGAATCACAAGATTCCCTTCTATATCGGCACTTATACTATGTCTGGTTCGGAAGGCATCTACCATGCTGTATTGGACACCCTAAGCGGCGAAATCAGCGGTCTGAGGGCAGTAGCCCACCTTCAGAATCCATCCTATCTGGCAATTGACCAGGTCAATAAGCTGTTGTTTGCTGTCAGTGAAAATGACGGTACTGGTTATTCATTGTTTAGTTTCCGAATAGACCCGAAAACCGGAGACCTGACTATAGCAGACTCTACAGGTGTAGGATGGTATGCATCCTGCTACGTGTCTGTTGCAGAAGAAGGACTGCTGGCTGTAGCCAATTATATGTCAGGAGATGTGGCCTTTGTGAGGTACTCTCATGAAACAGGAACCTTCAGCAGTGACATGGCTCTGTTCAAACACAGTGGAAAGGGTACTGACACCGTTAGACAGGAGGCTCCTCATGCCCATAGTGCAGTTCCCGACCCTGATGGACGCTTTGTCTATGCAGCCGATCTGGGAACAGACCAGGTGGTGGTGTACGAAGCGCTAGCCGACAAAATACGTCCTGCCGGTGTTATAAAGGTCAGGCCTGGTGCTGGTCCCCGTCACCTTGACTTTTCTCCCGACGGAAGCAGAATGGCACTGCTTACCGAACTCGATCACAGCATAATGATATTTAAGGCAGACAGGGACAGTACCTTTAGCATCCCGGTTACAACCCTGATGCTGGAACCTGATACCACAAAGGCAAATACCTCAGCTGACATCCATTATTCACCCGACGGACGCTTCCTTTATGCCTCAGTGAGGGGCGACGACCAGGTGGTAGTTGTCAGACTCGCAGATGACAAGGCTGAGATAGTGGAAAGGTACAGGGAAGGCATTATATGGCCCAGGAATTTTGCTATTGCTCCTTCTTCCAATTTCCTGCTTGTTGCCAACAGAAACGGAAACAACATAGTGGTACTGAAGCGCGATATACACGAAGGCACATTGCAGTCAACAGGCTACACAGTAGACATTGCATCGCCGGTCTGCATTAAGTTTTACTCATTGAAACACTAA
- the recQ gene encoding DNA helicase RecQ, whose protein sequence is MTKQIDLIQHLKRNFGFDSFKGNQEEIIRNVLHGNDTFVLMPTGGGKSLCYQLPALMMEGTAIVISPLIALMKNQVDAMRNFGEDDGVAHFLNSSLTKAAIAQVKEDVTSGRTKLLYVAPESLTKEENILFLQSVKISFYAVDEAHCISEWGHDFRPEYRRIRPIINEIGEAPIIALTATATPKVQHDIQKTLGIQEAHVFKSSFNRPNLYYEIRPKVDASKEIIKMLKENPGKSCIIYCLSRKKVEELAELLVVNGIKALAYHAGMDAATRAANQDKFLYEEVDVIVATIAFGMGIDKPDVRIVIHYDMPKSLEGYYQETGRAGRDGGEGRCIAFYSYKDIQKLEKFMQGKPVAEQEIGKQLLIETVAYAETSLCRRKLLLHYFGEQYTEDSCDSCDNCLHPKEQFEGMEAITTLIKVILETKEKFKTDHVIDVLTGKESVSVKAYGYQELEIFGVGDDQDDKYWDAVIRHALIEGLIVKEIENYGLLKISDKGREYLKKPYSILITKNHDYSDMEDESRAGGGTAAVDLELFSLLKDLRKEISRKLNLPPFVIFQDPSLEAMSTYYPVTVEELQNMPGVGVGKAKRFGDEFLKLIKRHVEENDIDRPIDMVVKSVANKSKLKISIIQSIDRKVPLNDLAEGKGIEMNELLKELESIVYSGTRVNIDYYIDQVMDEEHRDDIFSYFKEEAESDDITTALMELGEDEFTEEEVRMVRIKFISEVGN, encoded by the coding sequence ATGACTAAGCAAATTGATTTGATTCAGCATTTGAAGCGTAATTTCGGGTTTGATTCTTTCAAAGGGAATCAGGAGGAGATCATACGCAATGTCCTGCATGGCAATGATACTTTCGTCCTGATGCCAACCGGAGGAGGAAAGTCCCTATGCTATCAATTGCCTGCGCTAATGATGGAAGGTACAGCAATTGTTATCTCCCCGCTAATTGCTTTGATGAAGAATCAGGTAGATGCTATGCGTAACTTTGGCGAGGATGACGGAGTAGCGCATTTTTTAAATTCTTCACTTACCAAAGCCGCTATTGCACAGGTTAAAGAGGATGTCACCTCTGGTCGTACCAAACTTCTGTATGTTGCACCCGAATCACTGACTAAGGAGGAGAACATACTGTTTCTTCAAAGTGTAAAGATTTCCTTTTATGCAGTGGATGAGGCTCACTGTATTTCTGAATGGGGTCATGATTTTAGACCAGAGTATCGTCGCATACGCCCAATAATCAATGAGATAGGGGAGGCGCCAATAATAGCACTAACTGCAACTGCTACACCCAAGGTACAGCATGATATACAAAAGACATTGGGTATTCAGGAAGCCCATGTTTTCAAGTCGTCCTTCAACAGACCCAACCTATACTATGAGATAAGGCCAAAGGTTGATGCATCTAAAGAGATTATCAAGATGCTGAAGGAGAATCCTGGAAAGTCTTGTATAATCTACTGCCTTAGCCGGAAGAAAGTTGAAGAGCTTGCAGAACTTCTGGTTGTGAATGGTATAAAGGCTTTGGCCTACCATGCCGGAATGGATGCTGCAACAAGGGCAGCCAACCAGGATAAGTTTCTGTATGAAGAGGTTGACGTGATTGTTGCTACCATTGCCTTTGGTATGGGTATTGATAAGCCTGACGTACGTATCGTTATCCACTATGATATGCCCAAGAGTCTTGAGGGTTATTATCAGGAAACAGGTCGTGCCGGTCGGGATGGAGGTGAAGGTCGTTGTATTGCATTCTATAGCTACAAGGATATTCAGAAGCTTGAGAAGTTTATGCAGGGTAAGCCCGTTGCTGAGCAGGAGATAGGTAAACAACTGCTTATTGAGACAGTGGCATATGCAGAGACCTCTCTGTGTCGTCGCAAACTGTTGCTCCATTACTTTGGTGAACAGTATACAGAAGATAGCTGTGACTCATGCGACAACTGTCTCCATCCCAAGGAGCAGTTTGAAGGCATGGAGGCTATCACCACTCTGATTAAGGTGATACTGGAAACCAAAGAGAAGTTCAAAACAGACCATGTAATAGATGTGCTGACAGGTAAGGAGTCCGTATCAGTCAAGGCCTATGGATATCAGGAACTTGAGATTTTTGGTGTCGGAGATGATCAGGATGACAAGTACTGGGATGCTGTAATCCGACATGCCCTTATCGAAGGTCTTATTGTAAAAGAGATCGAAAACTATGGTCTGCTTAAGATAAGTGACAAGGGTAGGGAGTATCTCAAAAAGCCATATAGTATCCTGATTACCAAGAACCACGATTATAGCGATATGGAGGATGAGAGCAGGGCAGGTGGCGGCACTGCAGCTGTTGACTTGGAACTCTTTTCACTGCTTAAGGATCTGAGAAAGGAGATATCCCGTAAGCTCAATCTTCCTCCCTTTGTGATATTCCAGGATCCCTCGCTGGAGGCTATGTCCACCTACTATCCCGTTACTGTCGAAGAACTGCAGAATATGCCGGGAGTAGGTGTGGGTAAGGCCAAACGTTTTGGTGATGAATTTCTGAAACTCATTAAGAGACATGTCGAAGAAAACGACATCGATCGTCCAATCGACATGGTGGTCAAGTCCGTTGCCAACAAATCAAAACTCAAAATATCCATAATTCAGAGTATTGACCGCAAGGTCCCTCTCAATGATCTGGCTGAAGGTAAGGGGATTGAGATGAACGAACTGCTCAAGGAACTGGAATCTATAGTTTACAGCGGGACAAGAGTCAATATAGACTACTACATTGATCAGGTTATGGACGAAGAACATAGGGATGATATCTTCTCTTACTTTAAAGAAGAAGCTGAGTCGGATGATATTACAACAGCCCTGATGGAACTTGGTGAGGATGAATTCACTGAGGAAGAGGTCAGAATGGTCAGGATTAAGTTTATCTCCGAGGTAGGAAACTAG
- a CDS encoding helix-hairpin-helix domain-containing protein: MLRSLSVILMLGLALSLPAQDVQDIYGLAAEILENTAEMLDEEGDYSALIDQIADLIRNPININSATREDLNRIFFLSDMQIEALLFQRYQNKAFYSIYELQAVEGLDRRTLEYMEPLISFGIESQAVETPLKVKGDLFLRSQFQIQKRQGYKEREDGTTYYLGDRFRHYGRYEMQVGKQWQMGLIAEKDPGEPMFTDEIKTFDFVSGYLSWKGNKVLKQVIAGQYRMSAGQGLALQTGMAPVKSSDAISIRNRQQVFGPSLSATESEGLYGLILDLGTERLSVIPFVSLRKRDARLDTLSNGDIVIRSLKTDGYHRTLTELSQRRNADETAAGLRTRLYAGRFIVDGGFMHYMLEYPIEPEQETYRLIYFKGSSNQNYWLSTEGSIGKVFLFSELAFDKTGDPAIWAGLQHSPKGILDVVLAYRRIDMGYRAPLGAPLTEASQPAGESGFYTGISIPLPAALTLDTYIDYYRHKWPKYQIDAPHEGFDWLVVLCHKPSKEWENSIRLRYRDKPVNINTGEPAPAVATRSQTQLRFQSSYMPSKIWTFSFRADVQSVSHAGEGKLPKGYFFAQDVKFAAPNKNLTINARYALFDAEEYNTRIFAYEPDVLYSFSTPAYYGKGSRFILMAKWTPLPRLDLWVRYAAWKYSDREEIGTGQNRISGDLSSELKFQIRKRF, from the coding sequence ATGCTACGCAGCTTGTCAGTAATACTAATGCTTGGTCTTGCGCTGAGCCTGCCGGCTCAGGACGTACAAGACATATACGGTCTGGCAGCCGAGATACTCGAAAATACAGCAGAGATGCTAGATGAGGAAGGTGACTACTCTGCCCTTATCGACCAGATAGCCGACCTCATCAGGAATCCAATCAACATCAATAGTGCTACACGCGAGGACCTCAACCGTATCTTCTTCCTGTCTGATATGCAGATTGAGGCGCTACTGTTTCAGCGTTATCAAAACAAGGCCTTTTACTCAATCTACGAACTTCAGGCAGTTGAGGGACTTGACAGGCGCACTCTGGAGTATATGGAACCGCTGATCAGCTTCGGTATTGAGTCCCAGGCAGTTGAAACCCCACTCAAAGTTAAGGGAGACCTCTTTCTGCGCAGCCAGTTTCAGATTCAGAAACGCCAGGGCTACAAAGAAAGGGAGGATGGAACCACTTATTATCTGGGTGACAGGTTCAGACATTACGGCCGCTACGAGATGCAGGTGGGTAAACAATGGCAGATGGGTCTGATAGCCGAAAAGGATCCAGGTGAACCAATGTTTACAGATGAAATCAAAACCTTTGACTTCGTATCAGGATACCTTTCATGGAAGGGAAACAAGGTACTTAAACAGGTTATTGCCGGCCAATACCGCATGAGTGCAGGACAGGGCCTTGCGCTGCAGACCGGAATGGCTCCGGTCAAGAGCAGTGATGCTATATCAATACGCAACCGACAGCAGGTCTTTGGACCCTCGCTGTCAGCCACTGAATCTGAAGGGCTCTATGGCCTTATACTTGATCTGGGAACTGAAAGACTGAGTGTAATACCCTTTGTGTCACTTAGAAAAAGAGATGCCCGTCTCGACACACTTAGCAATGGAGATATCGTAATCAGGAGCCTTAAGACAGATGGCTATCACCGTACGCTGACTGAGCTCAGTCAGCGTCGTAATGCAGATGAGACTGCTGCCGGACTGAGGACTCGTCTGTATGCAGGTCGTTTTATCGTTGATGGGGGCTTTATGCATTATATGCTGGAGTATCCTATCGAGCCGGAACAAGAGACCTATAGACTCATATATTTCAAGGGCAGTAGCAACCAGAACTACTGGCTGTCAACAGAAGGCAGCATAGGAAAGGTGTTTTTGTTTTCCGAACTGGCCTTTGACAAAACAGGAGACCCGGCAATTTGGGCAGGCTTGCAGCATTCACCAAAAGGCATTCTTGATGTGGTGCTGGCATACAGAAGAATAGACATGGGCTACAGGGCACCTCTGGGTGCCCCGCTCACAGAAGCATCGCAGCCTGCTGGTGAGAGCGGCTTTTACACAGGAATAAGCATTCCTCTTCCAGCCGCTCTTACCCTGGATACCTATATCGACTATTACAGGCATAAGTGGCCGAAATATCAGATTGACGCACCCCACGAAGGCTTTGACTGGCTTGTCGTACTATGTCACAAGCCATCTAAGGAATGGGAAAATAGTATACGCCTTCGTTACCGGGATAAACCGGTAAACATTAACACCGGGGAACCGGCTCCTGCGGTGGCAACCAGGTCTCAGACCCAACTGCGTTTTCAGAGCAGCTATATGCCATCCAAAATATGGACCTTCAGCTTTAGGGCCGATGTTCAATCAGTCAGCCATGCTGGTGAAGGCAAACTGCCAAAAGGGTATTTCTTTGCTCAGGATGTGAAATTTGCTGCACCCAACAAGAATCTGACCATCAACGCCCGTTATGCATTGTTTGATGCAGAGGAGTACAACACACGGATCTTCGCATATGAGCCAGATGTACTCTACAGTTTCAGCACACCAGCCTACTATGGCAAGGGCTCCAGGTTTATCCTTATGGCCAAATGGACACCCTTGCCCAGACTGGATCTATGGGTAAGATATGCGGCTTGGAAATACTCAGACAGGGAAGAAATTGGTACGGGACAAAATCGCATCAGCGGAGATCTGAGTAGCGAACTCAAATTCCAGATCAGGAAACGTTTCTAA
- the hpt gene encoding hypoxanthine phosphoribosyltransferase, which translates to MKRIKLLDKEFALTIPGSDIKKATWQMAEKMNQDLKDKNPLMVCILNGSFMFSADLLKLVEFPCQISFVKLASYEDMGSTGTVKELIGFNEELKGRTVVLLEDIVDTGITVESCVNQIKKTGAKEVLVATMLFKPAACQRRINLDYVGLEIPNDFIVGYGLDYNGYGRNLPDIYSLVK; encoded by the coding sequence ATGAAGCGCATTAAATTATTAGACAAAGAGTTTGCTTTGACAATTCCTGGCAGTGATATTAAGAAAGCAACCTGGCAGATGGCAGAGAAGATGAACCAGGATCTTAAGGATAAAAACCCTCTTATGGTTTGTATTCTGAACGGTTCCTTTATGTTTTCGGCTGATTTGCTTAAGCTGGTCGAGTTTCCTTGTCAGATAAGCTTTGTCAAGCTGGCCTCTTATGAAGATATGGGAAGCACTGGAACTGTAAAGGAACTGATTGGCTTCAACGAAGAGCTGAAAGGTCGTACAGTGGTCCTTCTTGAAGACATCGTAGATACAGGAATTACTGTTGAAAGCTGTGTCAATCAGATTAAGAAGACAGGAGCAAAAGAGGTTCTTGTAGCAACCATGCTCTTTAAGCCTGCTGCTTGTCAGCGTAGAATTAACCTGGACTATGTAGGTCTTGAGATTCCTAACGACTTTATTGTCGGTTACGGTCTGGATTACAACGGTTATGGACGTAATCTGCCGGACATTTACAGTCTGGTAAAGTAA
- a CDS encoding adenylate kinase — protein sequence MLNVVLFGPPGSGKGTQSEGIIKKYGLAHISTGDILRHEIKEGTELGKTAAEYINRGELVPDALIIEMLENKIDSLANPNGVIFDGFPRTVEQAKALKVMLSGRGQVVDVMINLEVDQEELIARLLKRGETSGRSDDNLETIQKRINVYECQTAPVIGFYKAEGSYRGICGTGTIEEIFERISEALDPCLA from the coding sequence ATGTTGAACGTTGTGTTATTTGGTCCTCCGGGATCAGGGAAGGGTACTCAGAGCGAAGGAATTATCAAAAAGTACGGATTGGCTCACATATCAACCGGAGATATTCTGCGCCATGAGATTAAGGAAGGAACAGAGCTGGGAAAGACTGCAGCAGAATATATCAATCGAGGTGAACTGGTTCCCGATGCATTGATAATTGAGATGCTTGAGAATAAGATTGACAGTCTAGCCAACCCCAACGGGGTCATCTTTGACGGGTTTCCTCGTACGGTTGAACAGGCTAAAGCCTTGAAGGTGATGCTGTCAGGACGCGGTCAGGTTGTTGATGTTATGATCAACCTCGAAGTTGATCAGGAAGAATTGATTGCTCGTCTGCTCAAGAGAGGTGAGACCTCAGGCCGTAGTGACGACAACCTTGAGACTATCCAAAAGAGGATTAATGTTTATGAGTGCCAGACAGCTCCTGTAATCGGCTTTTACAAAGCTGAAGGCTCTTACCGTGGTATTTGCGGAACTGGTACTATTGAAGAGATTTTTGAAAGAATAAGTGAAGCTCTTGACCCCTGCCTGGCTTAA
- the obgE gene encoding GTPase ObgE, whose translation MSNFVDYVKIFCRSGKGGAGSAHFRREKFVPKGGPDGGDGGRGGHVILRGSRHYWTLIHLKYERHVFAGNGESGSRQRSSGASGEDKIIEVPLGTVARDADTGEFLFEITRHGEEKILAKGGRGGLGNFHFKTATNQAPRYAQPGEPGIEMAVILELKLLGDVGLVGFPNAGKSTLLASVSAARPEIADYPFTTLVPNLGIVEVRDRKSFVMADIPGIIEGAHEGKGLGLRFLRHIERNSILLFLVPCDSKNIKEEYEILLNELKLYNPELLDKSRFLAISKTDFIDPQIEKELEAELPDVPHVFISSVSGKGITQLKDMLWQELERINPAEPEEEEDIYS comes from the coding sequence ATGAGTAATTTCGTAGATTACGTCAAGATATTTTGCCGTTCCGGAAAAGGAGGGGCAGGGTCAGCCCATTTCAGGAGAGAGAAGTTTGTACCCAAGGGTGGTCCTGATGGTGGTGATGGTGGACGTGGGGGGCACGTAATTCTGCGTGGAAGCAGGCATTACTGGACTCTAATTCACCTTAAATATGAAAGGCACGTATTTGCCGGTAACGGTGAATCAGGTAGCAGACAAAGGTCATCCGGAGCTTCCGGAGAGGACAAGATTATAGAAGTCCCTCTGGGTACTGTGGCCAGAGATGCCGACACTGGAGAATTCCTCTTTGAGATCACCAGACATGGAGAGGAAAAGATCCTTGCAAAGGGAGGCCGGGGAGGTCTTGGCAATTTCCACTTTAAAACTGCTACCAACCAGGCACCACGCTATGCTCAACCAGGTGAGCCCGGCATTGAGATGGCCGTAATACTTGAGCTGAAGCTGCTTGGTGATGTTGGCCTTGTGGGCTTTCCAAATGCAGGTAAGTCAACGCTGCTGGCATCAGTCTCTGCTGCCAGACCTGAAATAGCCGACTATCCGTTTACTACTCTGGTACCCAACCTTGGAATCGTTGAGGTGAGGGATCGTAAGTCATTTGTGATGGCCGATATCCCCGGTATTATTGAGGGAGCCCATGAGGGCAAGGGTCTGGGACTTCGTTTTTTACGCCACATAGAGCGTAACTCAATTCTGCTTTTTTTGGTACCTTGCGATAGTAAGAATATAAAAGAGGAGTACGAAATCTTGCTGAACGAGCTGAAATTGTACAATCCGGAACTTCTGGACAAGAGTCGCTTTCTGGCTATCTCTAAAACTGATTTCATAGACCCTCAGATTGAAAAGGAACTTGAAGCTGAGCTTCCTGACGTTCCCCATGTGTTTATTTCTTCCGTGAGTGGTAAGGGTATTACCCAACTCAAGGATATGTTATGGCAAGAACTTGAGAGGATTAACCCTGCCGAACCTGAAGAAGAAGAGGACATTTATTCCTGA
- a CDS encoding peptidylprolyl isomerase, with protein MRKFMFFAGLIILSQTLVFCQKANQSVVEIETTYGTIEVMLYDDTPLHRDNFLKLVEEGYYNGTLFHRVIEEFMIQGGDPDSRGAAPGMRLGMGGPDYQVDAEILYPVHFHKRGALAAARMSDAVNPEKKSSGSQFFIVQGRVLTDEELDQLEAMSAERKRQAVMMKYAEPYREQIMAFQEANDQEGFMVLLEQIMEEAAAEMDTIQGTIIPEDLREVYKTVGGVPHLDGDYTVFGEVISGMDVVDKIAAVETDYTDRPLEDVVVSIKLK; from the coding sequence ATGAGGAAATTTATGTTTTTTGCAGGCCTGATTATTCTTAGTCAGACCCTGGTTTTTTGCCAGAAGGCTAACCAGTCAGTAGTTGAGATCGAAACTACTTACGGCACCATCGAGGTAATGCTCTATGATGATACCCCGCTTCACCGCGACAACTTCCTGAAGCTGGTTGAGGAAGGTTATTACAACGGAACTCTGTTCCACAGGGTTATCGAAGAGTTTATGATTCAGGGCGGCGACCCGGACTCAAGAGGTGCTGCACCGGGTATGCGACTGGGTATGGGTGGACCAGATTATCAGGTTGATGCTGAGATCCTTTATCCGGTTCATTTCCATAAGAGAGGTGCACTTGCAGCTGCAAGGATGAGCGATGCCGTTAATCCTGAGAAAAAGTCCTCAGGCTCACAGTTCTTTATCGTTCAGGGCAGGGTTCTCACAGACGAGGAACTGGATCAATTGGAGGCTATGAGTGCGGAACGCAAGCGTCAGGCCGTTATGATGAAATATGCTGAGCCCTACAGAGAACAAATTATGGCTTTTCAAGAGGCCAACGACCAGGAAGGCTTTATGGTCCTGCTGGAACAAATCATGGAGGAAGCTGCTGCAGAGATGGATACTATACAAGGTACTATAATTCCTGAAGACCTTAGGGAAGTGTACAAGACTGTCGGTGGTGTGCCTCATCTTGATGGCGATTATACAGTATTCGGCGAGGTAATCTCAGGTATGGATGTTGTTGATAAGATAGCTGCTGTCGAAACTGACTATACTGACAGACCCCTTGAGGATGTAGTAGTAAGTATTAAACTTAAATAA
- a CDS encoding peptidylprolyl isomerase, protein MLRRVFLLLVVAVLACPFALDAQDDYYYVLIKTNMGNMRVRLYNETPEHRKVFLQLANSGHYNGTLFYRVIKNFVVQGGSSDSRKAPAGKRIGYGESYNISSEFVKDCFHKKGALCAPRQPESVNHFKMSDIAQFYIVHGRVYTDEELDKLEKAVNNPILKELRERFLVPHKEELDRLREEGKIAEYNELARKIKSDIEFEFSVSKHLKFTPEQRKAYTTVGGIPQLDGDYTVFGEVIEGLDVLDKIAALETDKNDRPLKDVVIISVEESYR, encoded by the coding sequence ATGCTGAGACGCGTCTTTTTGCTCCTTGTTGTTGCGGTACTGGCTTGTCCTTTTGCACTCGATGCCCAGGATGACTATTACTATGTTTTGATAAAGACCAACATGGGCAATATGCGGGTAAGGCTTTACAATGAGACTCCGGAACACCGCAAGGTATTCCTCCAACTGGCAAACAGCGGCCATTACAATGGCACGCTGTTTTACCGTGTAATAAAGAACTTTGTAGTTCAGGGAGGCTCTTCTGATTCACGCAAAGCCCCTGCAGGCAAGAGAATTGGCTATGGTGAGAGTTATAATATCAGCTCTGAATTTGTCAAAGACTGCTTTCACAAGAAGGGTGCCTTATGTGCTCCCCGTCAGCCTGAGAGTGTCAACCATTTCAAGATGTCTGATATTGCCCAGTTTTATATAGTTCACGGTCGGGTTTATACCGACGAGGAACTTGATAAGCTGGAGAAGGCAGTCAATAATCCGATACTGAAGGAGTTGCGCGAGAGGTTTCTTGTGCCTCACAAGGAAGAGCTCGACAGACTGCGTGAAGAGGGCAAGATTGCCGAGTACAATGAACTGGCAAGGAAAATAAAGTCAGATATTGAATTTGAGTTCAGTGTCTCAAAGCATCTCAAGTTCACTCCCGAACAAAGGAAAGCCTATACTACTGTTGGTGGAATACCTCAGCTGGATGGCGATTACACTGTGTTTGGCGAGGTAATCGAGGGCTTAGATGTACTGGACAAGATTGCTGCGCTGGAAACAGACAAGAACGACAGACCACTAAAGGATGTCGTTATCATATCTGTTGAAGAATCGTACAGGTGA
- a CDS encoding NUDIX hydrolase, producing MYKIFFKDRLLVLTDNIETDLDGSFASILKYGSRGELQQYVDDFEEDDKLEKAFVYHHNLHELMQDFRSLFNNLPAAGGLVWNEDYSEFLGINRLGYFDLPKGKVEKGESFEAAALREVEEECGIGNLELRERITRTYHTYRHKGERILKETHWYLMRYYEKSLPRPQTEEGIDSVFWVSPEMLPELLEKTYPSIKEVLRSSPVRFFNRYDNDIL from the coding sequence ATGTATAAAATCTTTTTCAAGGACCGTCTTTTGGTGCTTACCGACAATATAGAAACCGACCTTGACGGCTCATTTGCTTCCATCCTCAAATACGGTAGCCGTGGCGAATTGCAACAGTATGTAGACGATTTTGAAGAGGACGATAAGCTCGAAAAAGCCTTTGTTTATCATCACAACCTGCATGAGCTGATGCAGGACTTCCGCTCATTATTCAATAATCTTCCCGCAGCCGGGGGTCTGGTATGGAATGAGGACTATAGTGAATTTCTGGGAATCAATCGTCTGGGATACTTTGACCTGCCTAAAGGCAAGGTCGAGAAGGGAGAGTCATTCGAAGCAGCAGCGCTCAGAGAAGTCGAGGAGGAATGCGGGATAGGCAACCTTGAGCTGAGAGAAAGAATAACCCGGACCTATCACACTTACCGTCATAAAGGGGAGAGAATACTTAAGGAGACCCACTGGTACCTTATGAGGTATTATGAAAAAAGCCTTCCCCGGCCACAGACCGAGGAAGGCATTGATTCTGTATTCTGGGTCAGTCCCGAAATGTTGCCGGAACTACTTGAAAAAACCTATCCTTCTATAAAAGAGGTATTGCGCAGTTCACCTGTACGATTCTTCAACAGATATGATAACGACATCCTTTAG
- the pyrE gene encoding orotate phosphoribosyltransferase: MNREETIANHLLQIKAIKLQPANPFTWASGWKSPIYCDNRKTLSFPVVRDYIKEQFAALVKEKYADADVIAGVATGAIAIGALVADLLGKPFIYIRSAPKGHGLENLIEGVLEPGQKVVIIEDLISTGGSSLKAVEAVRNAGGNVMGMLAIFSYGFNTAVENFNAADVKLDTLSNYEVLIKVAVDKGFVGNNELDTLAAWRKDPASWSV, from the coding sequence ATGAATAGAGAAGAGACTATAGCAAATCATCTGCTGCAAATTAAAGCAATAAAATTGCAACCGGCAAACCCCTTTACATGGGCATCTGGCTGGAAATCGCCGATCTATTGCGACAATCGCAAGACCTTGTCATTCCCAGTGGTGCGTGATTATATCAAAGAGCAGTTTGCTGCCCTTGTAAAGGAGAAATATGCTGATGCTGACGTGATTGCCGGTGTTGCTACAGGAGCCATCGCCATTGGTGCGCTGGTTGCCGACCTGCTAGGCAAGCCCTTTATCTATATACGTTCAGCTCCCAAAGGTCACGGACTTGAAAACCTAATAGAAGGAGTGCTAGAACCCGGTCAGAAGGTTGTAATTATCGAAGATCTTATTTCGACTGGTGGTAGCAGCCTTAAGGCTGTTGAGGCAGTTAGAAATGCCGGCGGTAATGTGATGGGTATGCTTGCAATTTTTTCCTATGGCTTTAATACAGCCGTCGAGAACTTCAATGCTGCCGATGTCAAACTTGATACCCTGAGCAACTATGAAGTTTTGATAAAGGTGGCTGTAGACAAAGGCTTTGTAGGAAATAACGAACTAGATACCCTTGCTGCATGGAGAAAGGATCCGGCTTCATGGAGTGTATAA